The following are from one region of the Erwinia billingiae Eb661 genome:
- a CDS encoding ParB/RepB/Spo0J family partition protein, protein MSSLSQLYKYKDQNGTETTVRKTFLVPLSEIYVEPGYNVRDIDQVHVEEFRDAFIAGEFVPPLAVQVTEQGVKVIDGHHRYYGAKLATDSGTEIPRLECKDFVGTEADRIAFMVTSSQGKALAPLERAAAYLRLSNQGWETAEIAKKVKRSIADVDHHLQLLECGDSLIEMVRAGEVAPTTAVALSRQHGTHAAAVAEIQLGKAKASGKTKLTKSAAIPQFSAHKARRLAELLVDAEFDVDGGFHQLILSQGTVEEIKRILAEYRSGISDNTGQEKS, encoded by the coding sequence ATGTCATCACTTTCACAGTTATACAAATACAAAGACCAGAACGGCACTGAAACCACGGTACGAAAGACCTTCCTTGTTCCGCTGTCAGAAATCTATGTCGAGCCGGGATATAACGTCCGAGATATCGATCAGGTGCACGTTGAAGAATTCCGGGATGCATTCATTGCCGGTGAGTTTGTTCCGCCGCTGGCGGTTCAGGTCACTGAACAAGGCGTCAAAGTCATCGACGGCCATCACCGGTATTACGGCGCAAAGTTGGCTACTGATTCCGGCACCGAAATCCCCCGCCTGGAGTGCAAAGACTTTGTTGGCACGGAAGCCGATCGCATTGCCTTCATGGTTACAAGTTCGCAGGGTAAAGCACTGGCTCCCCTTGAGCGTGCAGCGGCTTATCTGCGCCTGAGCAACCAAGGATGGGAAACAGCTGAGATAGCGAAGAAGGTAAAACGCAGCATTGCGGATGTTGATCACCATCTTCAGCTGCTGGAGTGCGGCGACAGTCTGATTGAAATGGTCAGGGCAGGTGAGGTGGCGCCCACGACTGCGGTCGCTCTTTCCCGCCAGCACGGCACACACGCCGCCGCAGTCGCTGAGATTCAACTGGGTAAGGCCAAAGCATCTGGCAAGACCAAGCTTACCAAATCTGCGGCAATACCTCAGTTCAGCGCTCACAAGGCACGTCGACTTGCTGAATTGCTGGTTGATGCTGAGTTCGATGTTGATGGTGGTTTTCACCAACTAATCCTCTCTCAAGGCACCGTTGAAGAGATTAAACGCATCCTCGCTGAATACCGCTCTGGCATCAGCGACAACACAGGCCAGGAGAAATCATGA
- a CDS encoding helix-turn-helix transcriptional regulator: protein MNNLRLYRERVGLTQTQLAEIAGYTPGAIGHWETGRRGMDIQLCRQFVSIFNKLGANAALDDVFPPGNTAAA, encoded by the coding sequence ATGAACAATTTGCGACTTTACCGCGAGCGAGTGGGATTGACCCAAACGCAGTTAGCGGAAATTGCCGGATACACGCCAGGTGCTATCGGTCACTGGGAAACAGGCCGCAGAGGAATGGATATCCAGCTTTGTCGCCAGTTTGTGAGCATTTTCAACAAACTTGGTGCAAATGCGGCACTTGATGATGTGTTCCCACCAGGTAACACGGCAGCAGCTTAA
- a CDS encoding LexA family protein, whose protein sequence is MNMKWYDVAKSRMKEMEITQETLAEHLGITKGAVSHWLNARREPSIEDIAKILRLLGMKEFTVNSDGTIAPSGSISNVSIAGPYTKGKKYPVLSKVQAGAWAEACEVYTLKDIDLWLESDAHIQGDAFWLEVEGDSMTAPAGLSIPEGTFVLFDTGREAANGNLVIAKLVDDNEATFKKLIIDGNQTYLKGLNPAWPLIPINGNCKIIGVGVETKLRLV, encoded by the coding sequence ATGAATATGAAATGGTATGACGTGGCCAAGTCCCGCATGAAGGAAATGGAAATAACGCAAGAGACACTCGCTGAGCATCTTGGAATTACCAAGGGTGCGGTAAGCCATTGGCTAAATGCCAGGCGGGAGCCAAGCATCGAGGACATAGCCAAGATTCTAAGGTTACTTGGAATGAAGGAGTTTACCGTTAACTCGGATGGGACGATTGCTCCATCTGGTTCGATAAGCAATGTTTCCATTGCTGGCCCATATACCAAAGGCAAAAAGTATCCGGTCCTTAGCAAGGTTCAGGCAGGGGCATGGGCAGAGGCTTGCGAAGTCTATACTTTGAAGGATATCGATCTCTGGCTTGAGTCTGACGCACATATTCAGGGTGATGCTTTCTGGCTTGAGGTTGAGGGTGACTCCATGACTGCGCCTGCAGGCCTGAGCATCCCAGAGGGAACTTTCGTCCTCTTCGATACAGGGCGGGAGGCAGCTAACGGGAATCTGGTTATCGCTAAGTTAGTAGATGATAATGAAGCAACATTCAAGAAGCTGATCATCGATGGTAATCAGACATACCTAAAGGGGCTGAACCCAGCCTGGCCACTTATTCCCATTAACGGCAACTGCAAGATCATCGGTGTGGGTGTAGAGACAAAGCTGCGGCTGGTTTAG
- a CDS encoding DUF3024 domain-containing protein: MVFNDLERYRTKKIVEQFVELHRPPVSIRSLVDITYAIAGQTVELIEIRPSLGNKYSFAKIVYVRTKDVWMVYRTDSRANWRPYDVARTLEAALRMIGTDARECFFG, encoded by the coding sequence ATGGTATTCAATGACCTTGAACGTTACCGAACCAAAAAAATAGTCGAGCAGTTTGTTGAGCTTCATCGCCCGCCGGTCTCAATACGATCACTGGTTGATATCACCTATGCTATCGCCGGACAAACTGTCGAGCTTATAGAGATCAGGCCATCATTAGGTAATAAATATTCCTTTGCCAAAATTGTTTACGTTCGCACTAAAGACGTCTGGATGGTTTATCGCACAGACAGCAGAGCCAACTGGAGACCCTATGACGTTGCTAGAACGCTTGAGGCAGCGTTGAGGATGATTGGAACAGATGCCAGAGAGTGCTTCTTCGGTTAG
- a CDS encoding transcriptional antitermination N peptide: protein MATIIWKEPKPQGTAKSRYKARRATKVADRTFDKSLARNFAEAVTGCSSSVFRAVTAPGVRSKPEPGAGSICMGDVALYQAGHRGKPVNPYHIIK, encoded by the coding sequence ATGGCAACCATCATCTGGAAAGAACCTAAGCCGCAAGGCACAGCTAAAAGCCGCTACAAAGCACGCAGAGCAACGAAGGTTGCAGACCGGACTTTCGATAAGTCGCTGGCGCGTAACTTTGCTGAGGCGGTTACAGGATGCAGCAGCTCGGTATTCAGAGCAGTAACAGCACCTGGAGTGCGTAGTAAGCCTGAGCCAGGTGCAGGGAGTATCTGCATGGGTGATGTGGCGTTGTATCAAGCCGGTCACCGCGGAAAGCCAGTTAACCCTTATCACATTATTAAATAG
- the iraP gene encoding anti-adapter protein IraP: MRNLMIGILMKMSKMDEKAKELTAQVEAQSLLLGVLTLTQGKNGGVKSMNGDVDKAFISALKSSESFLSSDVDLVMKYYKQLISITRYVESSNDNDFTEN; this comes from the coding sequence ATGAGAAATCTGATGATTGGAATACTAATGAAGATGTCTAAAATGGATGAAAAGGCTAAAGAGTTAACAGCTCAGGTCGAAGCCCAGTCCCTATTGCTTGGTGTATTAACGCTTACGCAGGGTAAAAATGGGGGCGTAAAATCAATGAATGGAGATGTCGATAAAGCGTTCATTTCCGCATTAAAATCGTCCGAAAGCTTTCTTTCCTCAGACGTTGATTTAGTTATGAAGTACTACAAACAACTCATTTCTATTACCCGATATGTTGAGAGCAGTAATGACAATGATTTTACTGAGAATTAA
- a CDS encoding PD-(D/E)XK nuclease-like domain-containing protein, whose protein sequence is MEPGMYLDISNEDYHSGAGVSKSQLDDIATNPAIYKWRKEAPVDTEKLTALDMGTALHCLLLEPLEFDKRFIVAPEFNRRTTAGKEEEARFLRDCEGSGMTVMDAEQGRKLKLMRESALAHPAARWLLEAEGQCEGSIYWTDDETTELCRIRPDKFLTGQPVIVDVKKVADMDRFPRHLAEFRYHMQEAMYREGYLRHFGEYPMFIFLCVSETIDCGRYPVRTFQIQPDDTEDGYNLFRTSLNTYHECRTTDNWGGIEEITRPAWAKKKDYS, encoded by the coding sequence ATGGAACCGGGAATGTACCTCGATATCAGCAACGAGGATTACCACTCAGGCGCGGGTGTTAGTAAATCTCAGCTGGATGACATTGCAACTAACCCGGCCATCTACAAATGGCGCAAGGAAGCGCCAGTGGATACCGAAAAGCTTACGGCACTTGATATGGGTACCGCCCTGCACTGCCTTTTGCTGGAGCCGCTGGAGTTCGACAAGCGATTCATCGTGGCGCCGGAATTCAACCGCCGCACAACCGCAGGCAAGGAAGAAGAAGCTCGCTTTCTAAGGGATTGTGAAGGCAGCGGCATGACAGTCATGGATGCGGAACAAGGCAGGAAACTGAAACTGATGCGCGAGAGTGCGCTGGCGCATCCGGCGGCCAGATGGCTGCTTGAAGCTGAAGGACAATGCGAGGGTTCAATCTACTGGACAGATGATGAAACCACTGAGCTATGTCGCATCAGGCCGGACAAGTTCCTGACAGGCCAGCCGGTAATCGTTGACGTCAAAAAGGTGGCGGATATGGATCGCTTCCCCCGTCATCTGGCTGAGTTCCGGTATCACATGCAGGAAGCAATGTATCGCGAAGGTTATCTACGCCACTTTGGCGAATACCCAATGTTTATTTTCCTTTGCGTCAGCGAAACCATCGACTGCGGCCGCTATCCGGTTCGCACCTTCCAGATTCAGCCTGATGATACCGAGGATGGTTACAACCTCTTCCGTACCAGCCTGAACACTTATCACGAATGCCGGACTACCGATAACTGGGGCGGCATCGAAGAAATCACCCGCCCAGCCTGGGCGAAGAAAAAGGATTACTCATGA
- a CDS encoding RecT family recombinase, whose protein sequence is MSNEIIHAPANEADTKAAIFSPSGLQKLQAFAAVMAEGKTTVPAHLAGKPADCLAVALQAAQWGMNPFAVAQKTHLVNGTLGYEAQLVNAVVTSSTAVQGRFKYEYGGNWDAFKPGAANAANEKGLCIRVGAVLRGETEITWGEWLFLEFITTRNSPLWKTAPKQQMAYLAVKYWARLYCPDVILGVYTPDEFEQKERIERDVTPARTRQDLNHLINQKPATEETAAQQSAERTPDELLAAFTEAASKATDAKELDRIYRYAAKHLANDTEKLDLATDVYSIRRDELTEAA, encoded by the coding sequence ATGAGCAACGAAATCATCCACGCCCCGGCTAACGAGGCCGATACGAAAGCAGCCATCTTCAGCCCGTCAGGTCTGCAAAAGCTTCAGGCATTTGCCGCGGTCATGGCAGAAGGTAAAACGACAGTGCCGGCACATCTGGCCGGGAAGCCGGCTGACTGCCTCGCGGTGGCATTACAGGCTGCTCAGTGGGGTATGAACCCGTTCGCTGTGGCGCAGAAAACTCATCTGGTGAACGGCACGCTGGGATATGAAGCCCAGTTGGTTAATGCGGTAGTGACCAGCTCTACTGCCGTTCAGGGTCGCTTCAAATACGAGTATGGCGGCAACTGGGATGCCTTTAAGCCGGGTGCAGCCAATGCCGCTAATGAGAAAGGTTTGTGCATTCGCGTGGGTGCTGTGCTTCGCGGTGAAACGGAAATCACCTGGGGCGAATGGCTGTTCCTGGAATTCATCACCACCCGCAACTCACCGCTATGGAAGACAGCGCCAAAGCAGCAGATGGCATATCTGGCCGTGAAATACTGGGCGCGCCTCTACTGCCCGGACGTCATTCTCGGAGTTTACACCCCGGACGAGTTTGAGCAAAAAGAGCGTATTGAGCGCGATGTAACCCCGGCACGCACCCGGCAGGATTTGAACCACCTGATCAACCAGAAGCCCGCCACTGAAGAAACCGCGGCCCAGCAGTCGGCTGAACGCACGCCAGATGAACTCCTTGCAGCCTTTACTGAAGCAGCCAGCAAGGCGACTGATGCCAAGGAACTGGATCGTATCTATAGATACGCCGCTAAGCATCTCGCCAATGACACGGAAAAGTTGGATTTGGCTACTGACGTCTACAGCATTCGCCGGGATGAACTCACCGAAGCAGCGTAA
- a CDS encoding SOS response-associated peptidase family protein, with protein sequence MCGRFTQYRTREEYLKEFADEVEREIAYDPDPIGRYNVAPGTNVLLLNQRDDSLHLDPVHWGYGPEWWDKAPLINARVETAATGRMFKPLWNNGRAIVMADGWYEWKRDGSKKQPYFIYHKSGKPIFFAAIGKAPYDKQNENEGFVIVTAASDKGLVDIHDRRPLVLSTSAVLDWLNPDTSSEEAKDIAKEQSIPSDDFTWHPVSKSVGSVKHQGSELVEEIDDPVL encoded by the coding sequence ATGTGCGGACGATTCACGCAGTACAGAACACGCGAAGAATACCTGAAAGAGTTTGCCGACGAAGTAGAGCGGGAGATTGCTTACGACCCTGACCCGATCGGCCGGTATAACGTGGCGCCCGGCACCAATGTCCTGCTGCTAAATCAGCGTGATGACTCCCTTCATCTTGATCCGGTTCACTGGGGCTATGGGCCCGAGTGGTGGGACAAAGCCCCGCTGATTAATGCCAGGGTAGAGACCGCAGCCACCGGGCGCATGTTCAAGCCGCTGTGGAACAACGGTCGCGCTATCGTAATGGCCGACGGATGGTATGAGTGGAAGCGTGACGGCAGCAAGAAGCAGCCTTACTTCATCTACCACAAATCCGGTAAACCCATCTTCTTCGCTGCGATCGGCAAAGCTCCCTACGATAAGCAGAACGAGAATGAGGGCTTTGTGATTGTCACCGCCGCCAGCGATAAAGGTTTGGTCGATATCCATGACCGCCGGCCGCTGGTTCTGAGCACATCCGCTGTGCTGGACTGGCTCAATCCCGATACCAGTTCTGAAGAGGCTAAGGACATAGCCAAAGAGCAATCCATACCATCAGATGATTTCACCTGGCACCCGGTATCGAAGTCAGTGGGCAGCGTGAAGCATCAGGGAAGTGAGTTGGTTGAGGAGATTGATGATCCTGTTTTATAA
- a CDS encoding IS3 family transposase (programmed frameshift) — translation MTGRNRRNFSPEFRLEAAQLVLDQHYTVAAAATAMNVGKSTMDKWVRQLKEERAGKSPTASPMTPEQIEIRELKKRLQRVEMERDIFKKGYRALDVRLPEQFSLVEKFRARFPVAVVCNVFGVHRSSYKYWRQPRKPDATRVALLSLVREVYRESNGSAGARSIAAMVTTKGIKLSRWRATKLMKALNIISCQQPGHRYKKASKEHIEIPNYLDRQFAVTEPNQAWCGDVTYIWTGKRWAYLAVVLDLFSRKPVGWAMSFFPDSALTAKALSMAWEARGKPANLLYHSDQGSHYTSRNFRQLLWRYQIKQSLSRRGNCWDNSPMERFFRSLKTEWVPDNGYANFSEASTAITNYITGYYSQLRPHQYNGGLTPNESERLFWKNSKAVASFC, via the exons ATGACCGGACGTAACAGACGCAATTTTAGCCCCGAGTTTCGCCTCGAAGCTGCCCAGCTTGTACTCGATCAGCATTACACCGTTGCCGCCGCTGCTACGGCAATGAACGTCGGCAAATCCACAATGGACAAATGGGTTCGACAACTGAAAGAAGAGCGAGCGGGAAAATCACCCACTGCTTCACCCATGACACCTGAGCAGATTGAAATACGCGAGCTAAAGAAAAGACTTCAACGCGTTGAAATGGAAAGGGATATAT TTAAAAAAGGCTACCGCGCTCTTGATGTCAGACTCCCTGAACAATTCTCATTAGTTGAGAAATTCAGGGCGCGGTTTCCTGTTGCCGTTGTGTGCAACGTGTTTGGGGTTCATCGCAGCAGTTATAAATACTGGCGGCAGCCCAGGAAGCCTGACGCCACGAGAGTGGCATTACTGAGCCTTGTGCGTGAAGTTTATCGCGAAAGTAACGGCTCAGCAGGAGCGCGAAGCATTGCCGCGATGGTCACCACCAAAGGTATAAAACTGAGCCGCTGGCGGGCAACAAAGCTAATGAAAGCGCTCAATATTATCAGCTGTCAGCAACCTGGCCATCGTTATAAGAAGGCGTCTAAGGAGCACATTGAGATCCCTAATTATCTGGATCGCCAGTTTGCTGTTACCGAGCCTAATCAGGCCTGGTGCGGTGATGTGACTTATATCTGGACGGGAAAACGCTGGGCTTATCTGGCTGTTGTACTCGATTTGTTTTCCCGTAAACCGGTTGGCTGGGCGATGTCATTTTTCCCGGATTCTGCACTGACAGCTAAAGCGCTGTCCATGGCCTGGGAAGCGCGAGGAAAGCCGGCTAATTTACTGTATCACTCGGACCAAGGCAGCCACTATACCAGCAGGAATTTCAGGCAGTTACTGTGGAGATATCAGATAAAGCAAAGCCTGAGTCGCCGGGGAAATTGCTGGGATAACAGCCCAATGGAACGATTCTTCAGAAGCCTGAAAACAGAGTGGGTACCGGATAATGGCTACGCGAATTTTAGCGAAGCCAGCACGGCAATAACGAATTACATCACAGGATATTACAGCCAGCTCAGACCTCATCAATATAATGGTGGTTTGACGCCGAATGAATCAGAACGATTGTTCTGGAAAAACTCTAAAGCTGTGGCCAGTTTTTGTTGA
- a CDS encoding DNA cytosine methyltransferase yields the protein MNELALFAGAGGGILGGHLLGWRTVCAVERDAYAAQVLAQRQNDRCLRPFPIWSDICSFDGKPWRGIVDIVSGGFPCQDISSAGRGAGIEGSRSGLWSEMARIIGEIRPSFVFVENSPLLIGKGLALVISDLAKNGYDCQWSRVSAKEFGAPHKRDRLWLVGRNVRDTTSPGLPIGFNCQMEGSEEVQKPERPGWWPAEPELARVANGMAHRVDRIKALGNGQVPRVAATAFSILK from the coding sequence ATGAATGAGCTGGCTCTTTTCGCAGGCGCTGGCGGAGGAATACTCGGCGGGCACCTCCTTGGATGGAGGACAGTTTGCGCAGTTGAACGTGATGCCTACGCCGCACAAGTTCTGGCGCAACGACAAAACGATAGATGCTTGCGACCATTCCCGATTTGGTCTGACATCTGCAGTTTTGATGGAAAGCCATGGAGAGGCATTGTTGACATCGTTTCTGGCGGCTTTCCCTGCCAGGACATTAGCTCGGCTGGACGTGGCGCAGGAATCGAAGGTAGCAGGTCAGGGTTGTGGTCAGAGATGGCAAGAATCATTGGTGAGATACGACCTTCATTCGTATTCGTGGAGAACTCACCCCTCCTTATCGGAAAAGGACTTGCCCTGGTCATCAGTGACCTTGCCAAAAATGGGTATGATTGTCAGTGGAGTCGTGTTTCAGCAAAAGAATTTGGTGCGCCTCATAAAAGAGACCGACTTTGGTTGGTCGGGAGAAATGTTCGCGACACCACAAGCCCGGGATTACCGATCGGGTTCAATTGCCAGATGGAAGGATCCGAAGAGGTCCAGAAACCTGAACGACCAGGTTGGTGGCCTGCTGAACCCGAACTGGCAAGAGTGGCTAATGGGATGGCCCATCGGGTGGACCGAATTAAAGCCCTTGGAAATGGACAAGTTCCGCGAGTGGCAGCAACAGCATTCAGCATCCTGAAGTGA
- a CDS encoding helix-turn-helix transcriptional regulator — MHQHQFQPDSLVDLKFIMADTGFGKTFIYDRIKDGTLPKSKIIHGRARWLYSDHCAFKSKLLNNPDG; from the coding sequence ATGCATCAGCATCAGTTTCAACCAGACTCGCTTGTTGATCTCAAATTCATCATGGCTGATACTGGTTTCGGCAAGACATTCATTTATGACCGCATCAAAGACGGCACCCTTCCAAAAAGCAAAATCATTCATGGCCGGGCAAGATGGCTTTACAGTGACCACTGCGCATTCAAATCTAAGCTTCTGAATAACCCAGATGGGTAA
- a CDS encoding YoaK family protein, with amino-acid sequence MLISTENSRSHVADTQLACTLAAVAGALNTAAFEAVGFFSANMTGNVSSLSDHLAKANLAPAIFFLSIVSIFIAGSAFSTIVINSGRRKKMRTVYAINIFIEGVGLVVLGIVESYLTPVSPGVLLILSLSFLMGLQNAVVTRISNARVRTTHVSGTSTDIGIELALLFDVLRRKESPKDAPLYLERLRLHSFTLLSFLAGGIAGIGLFHSLGYAFLILIGVGLIFLALHNMLKRHKNS; translated from the coding sequence ATGTTAATTAGCACTGAGAATTCGCGAAGTCATGTTGCAGATACACAACTCGCTTGTACGCTCGCCGCCGTTGCCGGAGCCCTGAACACCGCAGCATTTGAAGCTGTCGGTTTTTTCTCTGCCAACATGACGGGAAACGTCTCTTCACTGTCAGATCATCTTGCCAAAGCAAACCTGGCACCAGCTATTTTCTTTCTGTCGATTGTCAGCATTTTCATTGCCGGTTCTGCATTCTCGACAATTGTTATCAATTCAGGTCGCAGAAAGAAAATGCGTACGGTATACGCCATTAATATTTTTATAGAGGGTGTCGGGCTTGTCGTGCTCGGTATTGTTGAGAGCTATCTCACGCCAGTTTCCCCCGGCGTGTTACTTATCTTAAGCCTGAGCTTTTTAATGGGCTTACAAAATGCTGTCGTCACGAGAATATCTAACGCGCGTGTAAGAACAACGCATGTATCAGGCACATCTACGGATATCGGTATAGAGCTGGCCTTGCTCTTCGACGTGCTCAGGCGAAAGGAATCACCTAAGGACGCTCCGCTTTATCTTGAGAGACTCAGGCTGCACTCATTCACCTTGCTGTCATTTCTGGCCGGCGGGATCGCAGGAATAGGGTTGTTCCATTCACTTGGATATGCGTTCCTGATACTGATAGGTGTTGGTCTGATATTTCTGGCGCTGCATAACATGCTAAAGAGGCATAAAAACTCATAA
- a CDS encoding colicin transporter — protein sequence MAGQNFERHVLYDTGADFFELNGNSTMKFTPKGAKELCEEATKRNIFIGRIECGNWSVSGFCPDGNMTWDSKSDLVAAGKIKENNDLAIENINEDASEGYNAFLFTLPY from the coding sequence ATGGCTGGTCAGAATTTTGAACGTCATGTGTTATATGATACAGGAGCTGACTTTTTTGAATTGAATGGCAATAGCACCATGAAATTTACGCCTAAAGGTGCAAAGGAGCTGTGCGAAGAAGCAACAAAAAGGAACATTTTCATAGGTCGTATTGAATGTGGCAACTGGAGTGTGTCAGGGTTTTGCCCAGATGGCAATATGACCTGGGACAGCAAATCCGACCTCGTGGCCGCAGGCAAAATTAAAGAGAATAATGATCTTGCTATTGAGAACATTAATGAAGATGCATCCGAAGGTTATAACGCTTTTCTCTTCACTCTGCCTTACTGA
- a CDS encoding putative T6SS immunity periplasmic lipoprotein → MRNLSLKNSVIILMLSGSSFVLTGCPGIGDRGRHDETIPAVRNGKDICFPVTHSKGYVPTYLSINLRDTPPKAQRNRIVGDINFLNDKLCLSPAEFEPAENKEYIVKFILKKTTGDDSIRSFVVGVKVSGGHVEGFPLNESEISRMQKTND, encoded by the coding sequence GTGAGAAATTTATCACTTAAAAATTCCGTTATTATATTGATGTTATCTGGCAGTTCTTTTGTACTTACTGGCTGCCCTGGTATTGGAGACAGAGGGCGGCATGATGAAACAATACCAGCCGTCCGTAACGGAAAAGATATTTGTTTTCCAGTTACTCACTCAAAGGGATATGTACCTACTTATCTGTCGATCAATTTGAGGGACACTCCACCAAAAGCTCAGCGCAATCGAATCGTAGGTGACATAAATTTTTTAAATGACAAATTATGTCTCTCTCCTGCTGAATTTGAACCAGCAGAGAACAAAGAATATATCGTAAAGTTTATTCTGAAAAAAACGACGGGGGATGATTCAATCAGAAGTTTTGTTGTTGGCGTTAAAGTTTCGGGTGGACATGTTGAAGGTTTTCCTTTAAACGAATCTGAAATCTCAAGAATGCAAAAAACAAATGATTAA